A single genomic interval of Camelina sativa cultivar DH55 chromosome 11, Cs, whole genome shotgun sequence harbors:
- the LOC104721167 gene encoding DNA-(apurinic or apyrimidinic site) lyase 2-like isoform X1 yields MKIVTYNVNGLRQRVSQFDSLLKLLDSFDADIICFQETKLRRQELTADLAIADGYESFFSCTRTCEKGRTGYSGVATFCRVKSASLSCEIALPVAAEEGITGLVSSNSRGGKIETSAIAEGLEEYEKYELLRIDQEGRCVITDHAHFVVFNVYGPRAVADDAERIEFKHRFYDILERRWECLLRQGRRVFVVGDLNIAPSAMDRCEAGPDFEKNEFRKWFRSLLVERGGSFSDVFRSKHPERKDAFTCWSSSTGAEQFNYGSRIDHILVAGSCLHQDKDKQGHSFLACHVKECDILTEYKRFKNENMSTRWKGGLGTKLKGSDHVPVFTSFDDLPDIPAHSTPPLASRYLPMIYGFQQTLVSVFMKRQANEEAKANEVACSTSSQGNASSSCGDISTGPLKNCGSKGILLEKSCSFENESTCSVTESDIMALRGSIDNPSDGICVSSVRAENISRDGNRKKARKIQSSQLSLKSFFTANSKANNGGDKSSSSSQGSQVGSITEPVVFSREDGDTTTSTQEQDQSGSSAKQKNDAALTEWQRIQNLMQNSIPLCKGHKEACVARVVKKPGPTFGRRFYVCSRAEGPSSNPEANCGYFKWASSKFRDKNE; encoded by the exons ATGAAGATTGTGACTTACAACGTTAATGGCCTTAGGCAACGAGTTTCCCAGTTTGATTCTCTTCTCAAACTTCTCGATTCCTTCGACGCTGATATCATCTGCTTCCAG GAAACGAAACTTAGAAGACAGGAATTAACAGCGGATTTGGCTATAGCTGATGGGTATGAATCGTTTTTCTCGTGCACACGCACTTGTGAGAAAGGTCGTACTGGTTACTCTG GTGTAGCAACGTTTTGTAGGGTAAAGTCAGCATCTTTAAGCTGTGAAATTGCTTTGCCTGTTGCAGCGGAAGAAGGCATCACTGGTCTTGTAAGCAGTAATTCACGAGGTGGGAAGATTGAAACGTCTGCGATAGCTGAAGGGCTTGAGGAATATGAGAAATATGAGCTTCTTAGGATTGACCAAGAAGGACGTTGTGTTATAACTGATCATGCCCACTTTG TTGTTTTCAATGTCTATGGACCGCGAGCTGTAGCTGATGATGCTGAGAGGATTGAGTTTAAGCATCGGTTCTATGATATTTTAGAG AGAAGATGGGAGTGTCTTTTGCGTCAAGGAAGAAGGGTATTTGTTGTTGGGGATCTCAACATTGCTCCTTCTGCTATGGATCGATGTGAAGCTGGGCCTGATTTCGAGAAAAACGA GTTCAGGAAGTGGTTTAGATCTTTGCTAGTTGAACGTGGAGGCTCATTCTCAGATGTTTTCAGATCAAAGCATCCAGAAAG GAAAGATGCATTCACATGTTGGTCCTCAAGTACTGGAGCAGAACAATTTAACTACGGTTCGAGGATTGATCATATCTTAGTTGCTGGATCATGCTTGCATCAAGACAAAGATAAGCAAGGCCATAGTTTTCTTGCTTGCCATGTCAAGGAATGTGACATATTGACAGAGTATAAGCGGTTTAAGAATGAAAATATGTCAACAAG GTGGAAAGGTGGTTTGGGTACAAAATTAAAGGGATCAGACCATGTACCTGTATTCACTAGTTTTGATGATTTACCAGACATCCCCGCACACAGCACACCGCCATTAGCTTCGAGATACCTTCCCATGATTTATGGTTTCCAGCAAACTCTTG TTTCAGTGTTTATGAAAAGGCAAGCCAATGAGGAAGCCAAAGCCAATGAAGTGGCATGTTCAACATCGAGTCAAGGTAATGCTTCATCAAGCTGTGGAGATATTTCGACTGGACCACTGAAAAACTGTGGTTCAAAGGGGATTTTACTGGAGAAATCTTGTTCTTTTGAGAACGAATCCACTTGTAGCGTTACAGAATCAGACATTATGGCATTGAGAGGTTCCATTGATAACCCTAGTGATGGAATCTGTGTATCATCAGTGAGAGCTGAGAATATCTCTAGAGATGGAAACAGGAAAAAAGCGAGGAAAATCCAATCATCTCAGCTTTCTCTCAAGTCCTTTTTCACTGCAAACTCAAAGGCGAACAATGGCGGGGATAAGTCTTCATCCTCCAGTCAGGGCTCCCAAGTTGGTAGCATCACAGAACCGGTAGTTTTCAGCAGAGAAGACGGTGACACGACTACTTCAACACAAGAACAAGATCAAAGCGGTTCTTCAGCTAAACAAAAGAACGATGCAGCTCTGACGGAGTGGCAAAGGATACAGAACCTGATGCAAAACAGCATACCTCTCTGCAAAGGACATAAAGAAGCTTGTGTTGCTCGGGTCGTAAAGAAACCAGGTCCCACATTTGGCCGTAGATTCTACGTCTGCTCTCGGGCTGAG GGACCTTCCTCTAATCCAGAAGCAAACTGTGGTTATTTCAAATGGGCTTCATCAAAATTCAGAGACAAAAATGAGTAA
- the LOC104721168 gene encoding transcription factor bHLH11-like isoform X1, with protein sequence MDQSKKPKACSESDSSVSSSSSSSTSGHNLRAEMVVVEVNKEAVCSRKAEREKLRRDKLKEQFLELGNALDPNRPKSDKVSLLTDTIQMLKDVMSQVERLKAEYATLSQESHELIQEKTELREEKATLKSDIEILNAQYQHRVRSMVPWIPHYTYPIPVVAITQDQSTFIPYSASVVNPLIEQVPLQKHSSSSSGASSKQNSKSKSLDQDNDHKYDVGLELELKIHASSLAQQVSDVFYGFANKFVLCCCCYDLCFSLTDQIYFYAGCFWKREERKLDTYCNLIK encoded by the exons ATGGATCAATCGAAGAAACCAAAAGCTTGCTCTGAATCcgattcctctgtttcttcatcttcttcttcttctacttcggGACATAATCTCAG AGCtgagatggtggtggtggaagtgAACAAGGAAGCAGTTTGTTCTCGTAAAGCAGAGCGAGAGAAGCTTCGTAGAGATAAGCTCAAAGAACAGTTTCTTGAGCTTGGAAACGCATTAG ATCCAAATAGGCCTAAGAGTGACAAAGTTTCACTTCTCACTGATACAATACAAATGCTGAAGGATGTGATGAGCCAAGTTGAAAGACTAAAGGCTGAGTATGCAACACTATCTCAAGAGTCTCATGAG CTTATTCAAGAGAAGACCGAGCtgagagaagagaaagcaaCTCTTAAGTCAGATATTGAGATACTTAACGCTCAGTATCAGCATAGAGTCAGAAGTATGGTTCCATGGATACCACATTACACTTATCCTATCCCTGTAGTAGCCATCACTCAGGACCAGTCCACTTTTATACCTTATTCAGCCTCAGTCGTCAATCCTCTAATCGAACAAGTACCGCTTCAGAAACATTCCTCATCATCTTCTGGTGCTTCAAGCAAACAAAATTCCAAAAGCAAGTCTTTAGATCAAGATAATGACCATAAATATGATGTTGGTTTAGAGCTTGAGCTTAAAATCCATGCATCTTCTTTAGCTCAACAGGTGAGTGATGTCTTCTATGGCTTTGCCAACAAGTTCGttctatgttgttgttgttacgaTTTATGTTTCTCACTGACTGATCAAATTTACTTCTATGCAGGATGTTTctggaaaagagaagaaagaaagcttGACACCTACTGCAATCTCATCAAATAG
- the LOC104721170 gene encoding chaperone protein dnaJ 11, chloroplastic-like has protein sequence MLSSSPTSSFSTHPFLSSSSSSPPLSPTISPSSRTARISPLLVSASCSYTCAEDSPRLHQIPRRFTAATASLYDVLEVPLGATSQDIKSAYRRLARICHPDVAGTDRTNSSAEEFMKIHAAYCTLSDPEKRSVYDRRMLRRSSPLTVGTSGLGSYVGRNWETDQCW, from the coding sequence ATGCTTTCTTCATCTCCGACCTCTTCCTTCAGTACTCAtccatttctctcttcttcttcttcttctccgcctcTCTCCCCTACTATATCTCCGTCGTCTCGCACGGCTCGGATCTCTCCTCTTCTAGTCTCCGCCTCTTGCTCTTACACCTGCGCCGAAGACTCCCCGAGATTGCATCAGATCCCTCGGCGATTTACGGCGGCGACCGCCTCGCTCTATGATGTCCTCGAGGTTCCTCTAGGCGCGACGAGCCAGGATATCAAATCGGCTTACCGGAGACTGGCCAGGATCTGCCATCCCGACGTGGCCGGAACCGATCGGACCAATTCGTCGGCGGAGGAGTTCATGAAGATCCACGCCGCCTACTGTACGCTTTCTGATCCCGAGAAACGCTCTGTTTACGACCGGAGGATGTTGCGTCGGAGCAGTCCTCTGACGGTTGGTACCTCCGGGTTGGGAAGTTACGTCGGACGGAACTGGGAAACAGATCAGTGCTGGTAG
- the LOC104721171 gene encoding uncharacterized protein LOC104721171: MGDLAKQILSRPIQLADQVVKAGDEATINKQECAEIKSKTEKLAALLRQAARASSDLYERPTRRIIDDTENVLEKALTMVQRCRDDGYIMRLFNIIPAAAFRKMISQLENSVGDVSWLLRVSTPAGNDDDEGFGYLGLPPIAANEPILCLIWEQIAVLMTGSPDDKSDAAASLASLARDNDRYVKLIVEEGGVNPLLKLLKEGKIDGQENAARTIGLLGRDPESVEHMIQLGVCSVLSSILKEGSMKVQAVVAWAVSELVSGNHAKCQELFAQNNVIRLLVSHLAFETVQEHSKYAVVAGRATSMHHAVVMASKINLPAVNEEEEGDDTNTSHMVPNQMHNIVTTTMAMKAVGSGSSKSNLSNRFVTDDEDEKPPEKLPEKSYSLNSKIKAYSSTAHQSRNASVTRGRELEDPVTKTYMKAMAARALWKLAVGNSSICRVITESRALLCFAVLLDKGDAETKYNTAMAIMEITAVAEENADLRRSAFRRTSPACKAVVDQLFRIVENADAGSDLLIPCVRSIGNLARTFKSAETHMIVPLVKLLDDEEPDLAAEVAIALAKFATEDNFLAKEHSRTIISAGGSKLLVQLAYFGENGAQIPALVLLSYVAMNVPDSEELAKDEVLTVLERASKQANVIEDEDMDALLYEAKSRLELYQSRGSRGFHV, from the exons ATGGGTGATCTAGCTAAGCAGATATTGTCTCGACCGATTCAACTAGCAGACCAAGTGGTGAAAGCCGGAGATGAAGCCACGATCAACAAACAAGAATGCGCCGAGATCAAGTCCAAGACGGAAAAGCTCGCTGCTCTTCTCCGTCAAGCGGCGCGTGCTAGCTCCGACCTCTACGAACGTCCCACGCGCCGTATCATCGACGACACTGAAAACGTTCTCGAGAAAGCATTGACGATGGTCCAAAGATGCCGTGACGATGGCTACATAATGCGTCTTTTCAACATAATCCCCGCCGCAGCATTCCGTAAAATGATCTCCCAACTAGAAAACTCCGTCGGCGACGTCTCTTGGCTCCTCCGTGTCTCAACTCCCGCCGGTAACGATGACGACGAAGGGTTTGGTTACTTAGGCCTCCCTCCGATCGCAGCCAACGAACCAATCCTGTGTCTAATTTGGGAGCAAATCGCGGTTTTAATGACCGGTTCGCCGGATGATAAATCCGACGCCGCCGCGTCGTTAGCTTCGTTAGCGAGAGATAACGACAGATACGTGAAACTGATAGTTGAAGAAGGTGGAGTCAACCCTTTGTTGAAACTTCTGAAAGAAGGTAAAATCGACGGTCAAGAAAACGCGGCGAGAACAATCGGGTTATTGGGTCGTGACCCGGAAAGCGTGGAGCATATGATTCAGCTTGGTGTGTGTTCAGTGCTTTCGAGTATTCTCAAAGAAGGTTCGATGAAGGTTCAAGCCGTTGTGGCTTGGGCTGTTTCAGAGCTTGTTTCTGGTAACCACGCGAAATGTCAAGAGCTCTTCGCCCAAAACAACGTGATTCGTCTTCTCGTGAGTCATTTAGCGTTTGAAACGGTTCAAGAACATAGCAAATACGCGGTTGTTGCGGGTAGAGCTACGTCGATGCATCACGCCGTCGTGATGGCGAGTAAAATCAATTTGCCGGCGGTtaacgaggaagaggaaggggACGATACTAATACTAGCCACATGGTGCCGAATCAGATGCATAACATCGTTACGACTACAATGGCGATGAAGGCGGTTGGATCGGGATCATCAAAATCGAATTTGTCTAACCGATTTGTAACCGACGACGAGGATGAGAAACCGCCGGAAAAGCTGCCGGAGAAGAGTTATAGTTTGAATTCAAAGATCAAGGCTTACAGTAGTACGGCGCATCAATCACGAAACGCGTCGGTCACGAGAGGGAGAGAGCTTGAAGATCCGGTGACGAAGACTTACATGAAAGCGATGGCGGCGAGAGCGTTGTGGAAACTCGCTGTTGGAAACTCATCGATCTGCCGAGTCATCACCGAGTCACGAGCTTTGCTCTGTTTCGCGGTTTTACTAGACAAAG GAGACGCAGAGACTAAGTACAACACAGCTATGGCTATCATGGAGATAACCGCCGTGGCGGAGGAAAACGCAGATCTGAGAAGATCAGCGTTCAGACGCACTTCGCCGGCGTGCAAAGCGGTTGTTGACCAGCTATTCAGAATCGTAGAAAACGCCGACGCCGGATCCGATTTGCTCATCCCCTGTGTCAGATCAATCGGAAACCTAGCAAGAACGTTCAAATCAGCAGAAACGCATATGATCGTGCCTTTGGTAAAACTCCTAGACGACGAAGAACCAGACTTAGCGGCGGAAGTAGCGATCGCGTTAGCTAAATTCGCGACGGAGGACAACTTCTTAGCGAAAGAACACTCGAGGACGATCATCTCTGCCGGAGGATCGAAGCTTCTGGTACAGCTAGCGTATTTCGGAGAGAACGGAGCTCAGATCCCAGCGCTGGTTTTGCTGAGCTACGTGGCGATGAACGTACCTGACAGTGAAGAGTTAGCTAAAGACGAAGTGTTAACTGTATTGGAGCGGGCTTCGAAACAAGCTAATGTGATCGAAGACGAAGATATGGACGCTTTGTTGTATGAAGCTAAGAGCAGACTCGAGCTTTACCAATCCAGAGGTTCCAGAGGCTTTCACGTATGA
- the LOC104721169 gene encoding calcium-dependent protein kinase 18-like: MGLCFSSPKATRHGTTSRRIPNHHSLTQGKAKQKVNNKNKKTKTNKIHWRQGGGTPYGKRIDFGYAKDFDKRYTIGKLLGHGQFGFTYVATDNNNGNHVAVKRIDKAKMTLPIEVEDVKREVKILQALGGHENVVGFHNAFDDNNYVYIVMELCEGGELLDRILAKKDSRYTEKDAAVVVRQMLKVAAECHLRGLVHRDMKPENFLFKSTEEDSSLKATDFGLSDFIKPGMKFQDTVGSAYYVAPEVLKRRSGPESDVWSIGVITYILLCGRRPFWDKTQDGIFNEVMRKKPDFKTVPWPTVSNSAKDFVKKLLVKEPRARLTAAQALSHPWVREGGEASEIPIDISVLNNMRQFVKFSRLKQIALRALATTIDEDELDDLRDQFDAIDIDKNGSISLEEMRQALAKDVPWKLKDARVAEILQAIDSNTDGLVDFTEFVVATLHVNQLEEHDSEKWQQRSRAAFDKFDIDRDGYITPEELRVQTGLKGSIEPLLEEADVDEDGRLSIHEFQRLLRSASIKSKNVKTPPGYQLSRKM, encoded by the exons ATGGgtctctgtttctcttctccTAAAGCCACCAGACATGGCACCACCAGTCGCCGGATTCCTAATCATCATTCTCTGACGCAGGGGAAGGCAAAACAGAAggttaataataaaaacaagaagacgaagacgaacaAGATCCATTGGAGGCAAGGAGGAGGGACTCCGTACGGTAAGCGCATAGATTTTGGGTACGCTAAGGATTTCGATAAACGATACACCATTGGGAAATTGCTCGGACATGGCCAGTTTGGCTTTACATACGTAGCCACCGATAATAACAATGGAAATCACGTCGCGGTCAAGAGAATCGATAAGgccaag ATGACTCTACCAATTGAAGTGGAAGATGTGAAGCGAGAGGTTAAGATACTACAAGCTTTAGGTGGGCATGAGAATGTGGTTGGGTTTCACAATGCTTTTGATGACAATAACTATGTTTATATAGTTATGGA gTTATGTGAAGGTGGTGAATTGCTAGATCGAATACTAGCTAA GAAAGATAGCCGTTACACCGAGAAAGATGCAGCGGTTGTGGTGAGACAAATGCTGAAAGTTGCAGCTGAGTGTCATTTACGCGGTCTAGTGCACCGTGATATGAAACCAGAG AATTTTCTGTTCAAATCAACTGAAGAAGATTCGTCTTTAAAGGCTACAGATTTTGGTTTGTCAGACTTCATAAAGCCAG GAATGAAATTTCAGGATACAGTAGGAAGCGCTTACTACGTTGCACCTGAAGTGTTGAAACGTAGGTCGGGACCTGAATCAGACGTCTGGAGCATCGGTGTCATCACTTATATTCTACTCTGCGGGAGAAGACCCTTCTGGGATAAGACTCAAGATGGAATATTCAATGAG GTCATGAGGAAAAAACCTGATTTCAAAACAGTCCCGTGGCCAACCGTTAGCAACAGTGCCAAAGATTTCGTGAAAAAGTTGTTAGTTAAGGAGCCGCGTGCACGGTTAACAGCAGCTCAAGCACTAT CACATCCATGGGTGAGAGAAGGAGGTGAGGCCTCAGAGATTCCAATAGACATATCTGTTCTGAACAACATGCGTCAGTTTGTGAAATTCAGCCGCCTTAAGCAGATTGCTCTTAGg GCTCTGGCGACAACAATTGATGAGGATGAGCTGGATGATCTCAGAGACCAGTTTGATGCTATTGACATTGACAAGAACGGTTCTATAAGCCTTGAAGAGATGAGGCAG GCTCTTGCAAAAGATGTTCCTTGGAAACTGAAAGATGCAAGAGTAGCAGAGATTCTTCAAGCG ATAGATAGCAACACTGATGGGTTGGTGGATTTCACTGAGTTTGTGGTGGCTACTTTGCACGTAAACCAATTGGAGGAGCATGACTCTGAGAAGTGGCAACAGAGGTCAAGAGCAGCATTTGACAAGTTTGACATAGACAGAGATGGGTATATAACTCCCGAGGAACTTCGAGTG CAAACGGGTTTGAAAGGCTCcatcgaaccacttcttgaagaGGCAGACGTGGATGAAGATGGGAGACTCAGCATCCATGAGTTTCAAAGACTTTTGAGAAGTGCAAGCATCAAAtcaaaaaatgttaaaaccCCTCCTGGTTACCAGCTTTCTCGAAAgatgtaa
- the LOC104721167 gene encoding DNA-(apurinic or apyrimidinic site) lyase 2-like isoform X2, with amino-acid sequence MDRCEAGPDFEKNEFRKWFRSLLVERGGSFSDVFRSKHPERKDAFTCWSSSTGAEQFNYGSRIDHILVAGSCLHQDKDKQGHSFLACHVKECDILTEYKRFKNENMSTRWKGGLGTKLKGSDHVPVFTSFDDLPDIPAHSTPPLASRYLPMIYGFQQTLVSVFMKRQANEEAKANEVACSTSSQGNASSSCGDISTGPLKNCGSKGILLEKSCSFENESTCSVTESDIMALRGSIDNPSDGICVSSVRAENISRDGNRKKARKIQSSQLSLKSFFTANSKANNGGDKSSSSSQGSQVGSITEPVVFSREDGDTTTSTQEQDQSGSSAKQKNDAALTEWQRIQNLMQNSIPLCKGHKEACVARVVKKPGPTFGRRFYVCSRAEGPSSNPEANCGYFKWASSKFRDKNE; translated from the exons ATGGATCGATGTGAAGCTGGGCCTGATTTCGAGAAAAACGA GTTCAGGAAGTGGTTTAGATCTTTGCTAGTTGAACGTGGAGGCTCATTCTCAGATGTTTTCAGATCAAAGCATCCAGAAAG GAAAGATGCATTCACATGTTGGTCCTCAAGTACTGGAGCAGAACAATTTAACTACGGTTCGAGGATTGATCATATCTTAGTTGCTGGATCATGCTTGCATCAAGACAAAGATAAGCAAGGCCATAGTTTTCTTGCTTGCCATGTCAAGGAATGTGACATATTGACAGAGTATAAGCGGTTTAAGAATGAAAATATGTCAACAAG GTGGAAAGGTGGTTTGGGTACAAAATTAAAGGGATCAGACCATGTACCTGTATTCACTAGTTTTGATGATTTACCAGACATCCCCGCACACAGCACACCGCCATTAGCTTCGAGATACCTTCCCATGATTTATGGTTTCCAGCAAACTCTTG TTTCAGTGTTTATGAAAAGGCAAGCCAATGAGGAAGCCAAAGCCAATGAAGTGGCATGTTCAACATCGAGTCAAGGTAATGCTTCATCAAGCTGTGGAGATATTTCGACTGGACCACTGAAAAACTGTGGTTCAAAGGGGATTTTACTGGAGAAATCTTGTTCTTTTGAGAACGAATCCACTTGTAGCGTTACAGAATCAGACATTATGGCATTGAGAGGTTCCATTGATAACCCTAGTGATGGAATCTGTGTATCATCAGTGAGAGCTGAGAATATCTCTAGAGATGGAAACAGGAAAAAAGCGAGGAAAATCCAATCATCTCAGCTTTCTCTCAAGTCCTTTTTCACTGCAAACTCAAAGGCGAACAATGGCGGGGATAAGTCTTCATCCTCCAGTCAGGGCTCCCAAGTTGGTAGCATCACAGAACCGGTAGTTTTCAGCAGAGAAGACGGTGACACGACTACTTCAACACAAGAACAAGATCAAAGCGGTTCTTCAGCTAAACAAAAGAACGATGCAGCTCTGACGGAGTGGCAAAGGATACAGAACCTGATGCAAAACAGCATACCTCTCTGCAAAGGACATAAAGAAGCTTGTGTTGCTCGGGTCGTAAAGAAACCAGGTCCCACATTTGGCCGTAGATTCTACGTCTGCTCTCGGGCTGAG GGACCTTCCTCTAATCCAGAAGCAAACTGTGGTTATTTCAAATGGGCTTCATCAAAATTCAGAGACAAAAATGAGTAA
- the LOC104721173 gene encoding cold shock protein 1-like has product MASEDQSVGRSTGKVSWFSDIKGYGFVTPDDGSVELFVHQSSIVSDGYRSLTVGDLVEFTVGEGSDGKTKAVDVTAPGGGPLKKENSSRGSGARRGGCHKCGEGGHIAKDCRGGGGGGERKEGCYKCGDAGHFARDCAQKSGGNGDQRGARKEGCYNCNEVGHFARDCTKPAAVNVRSGGGERNGSCYTCGGVGHMARDCATKSSGCYQCGGPHLARDCDRRGGGGGGGNNKCYKCGEVGHFARECSVVSELIS; this is encoded by the coding sequence ATGGCGTCAGAGGATCAATCCGTGGGGAGATCTACCGGGAAGGTGAGTTGGTTCAGCGACATCAAAGGCTATGGATTCGTTACTCCCGATGACGGCAGCGTAGAGCTATTCGTTCATCAATCCTCAATTGTTTCCGACGGTTACCGGAGTTTAACTGTCGGCGATTTGGTTGAGTTCACTGTTGGTGAGGGAAGCGACGGTAAGACCAAAGCCGTGGATGTTACTGCTCCAGGTGGTGGTCCCCTTAAGAAGGAGAACAGCTCTCGCGGAAGCGGTGCTAGGCGCGGCGGATGCCACAAGTGTGGTGAGGGAGGTCATATCGCTAAGGATTGCCgtggcggcggcggcggtggtgaGCGTAAAGAGGGTTGTTACAAGTGTGGTGATGCTGGTCACTTTGCTAGGGATTGTGCTCAGAAATCAGGTGGGAACGGAGACCAACGTGGAGCTAGGAAGGAGGGTTGTTACAATTGTAATGAGGTTGGTCACTTTGCTAGGGATTGTACTAAACCGGCTGCTGTAAACGTGAGAAGCGGCGGGGGTGAGCGTAATGGATCTTGTTACACATGTGGTGGAGTTGGTCACATGGCGAGAGATTGTGCGACTAAGAGTAGTGGTTGTTACCAGTGTGGTGGTCCTCACTTGGCTCGTGATTGTGACAGGAGAGGaggcggcggtggtggaggtAATAATAAGTGTTACAAGTGTGGCGAAGTAGGTCACTTTGCTAGGGAATGTTCTGTAGTATCTGAATTGATTTCCTAA
- the LOC104721168 gene encoding transcription factor bHLH11-like isoform X2: MDQSKKPKACSESDSSVSSSSSSSTSGHNLRAEMVVVEVNKEAVCSRKAEREKLRRDKLKEQFLELGNALDPNRPKSDKVSLLTDTIQMLKDVMSQVERLKAEYATLSQESHELIQEKTELREEKATLKSDIEILNAQYQHRVRSMVPWIPHYTYPIPVVAITQDQSTFIPYSASVVNPLIEQVPLQKHSSSSSGASSKQNSKSKSLDQDNDHKYDVGLELELKIHASSLAQQDVSGKEKKESLTPTAISSNSYSSSQAVQDSPPGGVNDILKA; encoded by the exons ATGGATCAATCGAAGAAACCAAAAGCTTGCTCTGAATCcgattcctctgtttcttcatcttcttcttcttctacttcggGACATAATCTCAG AGCtgagatggtggtggtggaagtgAACAAGGAAGCAGTTTGTTCTCGTAAAGCAGAGCGAGAGAAGCTTCGTAGAGATAAGCTCAAAGAACAGTTTCTTGAGCTTGGAAACGCATTAG ATCCAAATAGGCCTAAGAGTGACAAAGTTTCACTTCTCACTGATACAATACAAATGCTGAAGGATGTGATGAGCCAAGTTGAAAGACTAAAGGCTGAGTATGCAACACTATCTCAAGAGTCTCATGAG CTTATTCAAGAGAAGACCGAGCtgagagaagagaaagcaaCTCTTAAGTCAGATATTGAGATACTTAACGCTCAGTATCAGCATAGAGTCAGAAGTATGGTTCCATGGATACCACATTACACTTATCCTATCCCTGTAGTAGCCATCACTCAGGACCAGTCCACTTTTATACCTTATTCAGCCTCAGTCGTCAATCCTCTAATCGAACAAGTACCGCTTCAGAAACATTCCTCATCATCTTCTGGTGCTTCAAGCAAACAAAATTCCAAAAGCAAGTCTTTAGATCAAGATAATGACCATAAATATGATGTTGGTTTAGAGCTTGAGCTTAAAATCCATGCATCTTCTTTAGCTCAACAG GATGTTTctggaaaagagaagaaagaaagcttGACACCTACTGCAATCTCATCAAATAGTTACTCATCATCTCAAGCTGTTCAGGATAGTCCCCCCGGTGGTGTGAATGACATTTTGAAGGCATAA
- the LOC104721168 gene encoding transcription factor bHLH11-like isoform X3 — protein sequence MVVVEVNKEAVCSRKAEREKLRRDKLKEQFLELGNALDPNRPKSDKVSLLTDTIQMLKDVMSQVERLKAEYATLSQESHELIQEKTELREEKATLKSDIEILNAQYQHRVRSMVPWIPHYTYPIPVVAITQDQSTFIPYSASVVNPLIEQVPLQKHSSSSSGASSKQNSKSKSLDQDNDHKYDVGLELELKIHASSLAQQDVSGKEKKESLTPTAISSNSYSSSQAVQDSPPGGVNDILKA from the exons atggtggtggtggaagtgAACAAGGAAGCAGTTTGTTCTCGTAAAGCAGAGCGAGAGAAGCTTCGTAGAGATAAGCTCAAAGAACAGTTTCTTGAGCTTGGAAACGCATTAG ATCCAAATAGGCCTAAGAGTGACAAAGTTTCACTTCTCACTGATACAATACAAATGCTGAAGGATGTGATGAGCCAAGTTGAAAGACTAAAGGCTGAGTATGCAACACTATCTCAAGAGTCTCATGAG CTTATTCAAGAGAAGACCGAGCtgagagaagagaaagcaaCTCTTAAGTCAGATATTGAGATACTTAACGCTCAGTATCAGCATAGAGTCAGAAGTATGGTTCCATGGATACCACATTACACTTATCCTATCCCTGTAGTAGCCATCACTCAGGACCAGTCCACTTTTATACCTTATTCAGCCTCAGTCGTCAATCCTCTAATCGAACAAGTACCGCTTCAGAAACATTCCTCATCATCTTCTGGTGCTTCAAGCAAACAAAATTCCAAAAGCAAGTCTTTAGATCAAGATAATGACCATAAATATGATGTTGGTTTAGAGCTTGAGCTTAAAATCCATGCATCTTCTTTAGCTCAACAG GATGTTTctggaaaagagaagaaagaaagcttGACACCTACTGCAATCTCATCAAATAGTTACTCATCATCTCAAGCTGTTCAGGATAGTCCCCCCGGTGGTGTGAATGACATTTTGAAGGCATAA